A single region of the Brassica rapa cultivar Chiifu-401-42 chromosome A03, CAAS_Brap_v3.01, whole genome shotgun sequence genome encodes:
- the LOC103861611 gene encoding protein phosphatase 2C 56, which produces MEEVSPAVAMPFMPFPETPQMELAGIMLGKGYCNGQYSAQDSDNGEETSSCSVSGAQPRIVSSSSSSDKVAGEGINGSDERSTVQSEKKMISRTESRSLFEFKSVPLYGFTSICGRRPEMEDAVSAIPRFLQSPTNSLVDGRFNPQSTAHFFGVYDGHGGSQVADYCRERMHLALAEEIARENPMLCDGDTWQEKWKRALFNSFLRVDSEIESVAPETVGSTSVVAVVFPTHIFVANCGDSRAVLCRGKTALPLSTDHKPDREDEAERIEAAGGKVIRWNGARVFGVLAMSRSIGDRYLKPSIIPDPEVTAVRRVKEDDCLILASDGVWDVMTDEEACEMARKRILLWHKKNAMAGDASLLTNERRGEGKDPAAMSAAEYLSKLALQRGSKDNITVVVVDLKPQRKFKSKPLN; this is translated from the exons ATGGAGGAAGTATCTCCGGCGGTTGCTATGCCTTTCATGCCATTCCCCGAGACCCCCCAGATGGAGCTTGCAGGGATCATGCTGGGTAAAGGCTACTGCAACGGCCAATACTCAGCTCAAGATTCCGACAACGGCGAAGAGACTTCTTCGTGTTCTGTTTCTGGAGCTCAACCTAGGATAGTTTCGTCATCGTCGTCGTCAGACAAAGTCGCCGGAGAAGGGATCAACGGCTCGGACGAGAGATCGACGGTTCAGAGCGAGAAGAAGATGATCAGCAGGACGGAGAGCAGGAGCCTGTTCGAGTTCAAGAGCGTGCCTTTGTACGGTTTTACTTCGATCTGTGGGAGAAGACCGGAGATGGAAGATGCTGTCTCCGCGATACCTAGGTTCCTTCAATCTCCGACCAATTCGCTGGTGGATGGTCGGTTCAATCCTCAGTCAACCGCTCATTTCTTCGGTGTCTACGACGGCCACGGCGGTTCTcag GTAGCGGACTATTGTAGAGAGAGGATGCATCTGGCTTTAGCTGAGGAGATAGCCAGGGAGAATCCGATGCTCTGCGATGGCGACACGTGGCAGGAGAAGTGGAAGAGGGCTTTGTTCAACTCATTCCTCCGCGTTGACTCGGAGATCGAGTCCGTGGCCCCGGAGACTGTTGGGTCAACCTCGGTGGTCGCTGTCGTTTTCCCGACTCATATCTTCGTCGCGAATTGCGGCGACTCCAGAGCCGTTCTTTGCCGTGGCAAAACTGCCCTTCCTTTGTCCACTGACCACAAA CCGGATAGAGAAGATGAAGCGGAGAGGATTGAAGCTGCTGGAGGGAAAGTGATCAGGTGGAACGGAGCTCGTGTCTTTGGTGTTCTCGCCATGTCAAGATCCATTG GCGATAGATACTTGAAACCGTCGATCATTCCTGATCCGGAAGTGACGGCTGTGAGGAGAGTTAAAGAAGATGACTGTCTGATACTAGCGAGTGACGGTGTTTGGGATGTAATGACGGATGAGGAAGCGTGCGAGATGGCGCGGAAGCGGATTCTCTTGTGGCACAAGAAGAACGCAATGGCTGGAGATGCGTCGTTGCTCACGAATGAGAGGAGAGGAGAAGGGAAAGATCCGGCCGCAATGTCGGCAGCTGAGTACTTGTCAAAACTGGCGTTACAGAGAGGGAGCAAAGACAACATCACTGTGGTGGTGGTTGATTTGAAGCCTCAGAGGAAATTCAAGAGCAAACCCTTGAATTGA
- the LOC103861610 gene encoding mitogen-activated protein kinase kinase 1, with amino-acid sequence MKRGSLSLNPISLPPPEQSISKFLTQSGTFKDGDLQVNKDGIQTVSQSEPGAPPPIDPLDNQLSLADLEVIKVIGKGSSGSVQLVKHKLTQQFFATKVIQLNTEESTCRAISQELRINLASQCPYLVSCYQSFYHNGLVSIVMEFMDGGSLLDLLKKVQRVPENMLAAISKRVLRGLCYIHDERRIIHRDLKPSNLLINHRGEVKIADFGVSKILSSTSSLAHTFVGTDFYMSPERISGKAYGNKCDIWSLGVVLLECATGKFPYTPPENMKGWTSMYELVDAIVENPPPRAPSHLFSPEFCSFISQCVQKDPRDRKSARELLDHRFVNMFEDVDVDLSSYFTAAGSLIPPLANS; translated from the exons ATGAAGAGAGGCAGCTTGAGTCTTAATCCCATCTCTCTCCCTCCTCCTGAGCAATCCATCTCCAAATTCTt AACACAGAGTGGAACGTTCAAGGATGGGGACCTTCAAGTGAACAAAGATGGAATCCAGACAGTATCTCAGTCTGAGCCTGGAGCT ccaCCACCTATTGATCCATTGGACAACCAGTTGAGTTTGGCTGATCTTGAAGTGATCAAAGTCATTGGCAAAGGAAGCAGTGGTAGTGTTCAGCTGGTTAAACACAAACTAACTCAACAGTTTTTCGCTACTAAG GTTATTCAGTTAAACACAGAAGAGTCCACATGTCGAGCCATTTCTCAGGAGCTGAGGATAAACTTGGCATCTCAATGTCCATATCTCGTCTCATGTTATCAGTCTTTCTACCATAACGGTCTCGTCTCAATCGTAATGGAGTTCATGGACGGTGGATCTCTTTTGGATTTGTTGAAGAAAGTCCAGAGAGTTCCTGAAAACATGCTCGCTGCCATCTCCAAGCGA GTGCTCCGAGGCTTGTGCTATATTCACGATGAGAGGCGAATCATTCACCGGGACTTGAAGCCTTCCAACTTGCTAATCAATCACAGAGGTGAAGTCAAGATCGCAGACTTTGGTGTCAGCAAGATCTTGTCTAGCACAAGCAGTCTAGCGCATACCTTCGTGGGCACAGACTTCTATATGTCG CCAGAGAGAATCAGTGGAAAAGCGTATGGGAACAAGTGTGATATTTGGAGTTTGGGAGTGGTTCTGCTCGAATGTGCAACGGGTAAGTTTCCGTATACTCCTCCTGAAAACATGAAGGGATGGACTAGCATGTATGAGCTAGTTGACGCCATTGTTGAAAACCCGCCTCCTCGTGCACCTTCCCACCTGTTTTCTCCAGAGTTTTGCTCCTTCATCTCGCAATG TGTACAAAAAGATCCAAGGGACCGGAAATCAGCAAGGGAGCTTCTG GACCATAGGTTCGTAAACATGTTTGAAGATGTGGATGTGGATCTCTCGTCTTACTTCACCGCCGCAGGATCTTTGATTCCCCCACTAGCTAACAGCTAG